One genomic segment of Catalinimonas alkaloidigena includes these proteins:
- the hslV gene encoding ATP-dependent protease subunit HslV: MPKVKSTTVLAVIHNGKVAIGADGQATMGNTVAKGNVKKIRKLQEGKIITGFAGSTADAFTLIGRFDEKLGAYSGNMKRAAIELAKDWRTDRYLRRLEAMMIVCDQDEILVISGNGDVLEPDNGIAAIGSGSMYAQSAAMAMKKHAPQLSAKEIVTDALHIAADICIYTNHNLVIEEVE, encoded by the coding sequence ATGCCAAAAGTAAAATCAACTACAGTATTAGCAGTCATTCATAATGGCAAAGTTGCTATAGGAGCAGATGGTCAGGCTACAATGGGAAACACGGTTGCCAAAGGCAATGTGAAGAAAATCAGGAAATTGCAGGAAGGTAAAATCATTACCGGCTTTGCTGGTTCTACTGCCGATGCGTTCACACTTATTGGAAGATTTGACGAGAAACTTGGTGCCTACAGTGGAAATATGAAAAGAGCCGCGATAGAACTGGCTAAAGATTGGCGGACGGATCGTTACCTTAGGCGTTTGGAGGCCATGATGATTGTTTGTGACCAGGATGAGATTTTGGTGATTTCTGGTAATGGTGATGTTTTGGAGCCAGACAATGGGATTGCCGCGATTGGTTCGGGAAGCATGTATGCTCAGTCCGCTGCCATGGCTATGAAAAAACACGCGCCACAGCTATCCGCTAAAGAAATTGTTACCGATGCTTTGCATATCGCAGCTGATATATGCATATACACCAATCATAATCTGGTGATAGAGGAAG
- a CDS encoding pyruvate dehydrogenase complex dihydrolipoamide acetyltransferase, with protein sequence MAEVIRMPKMSDTMEEGVIASWQKKVGDKVESGDILAEVETDKATMELESFEDGTLLYIGVKENEAVPVDGVIAIIGEEGEEIDSLLKQIESGSSTAPDKEEETDQADVSEEGEDEEVDTSDVNATVVTMPKMSDTMTEGVIASWLKKVGDKVESGDILAEVETDKATMELESYEDGILLYVGVEEGGAVEIDGVIAVIGEEGADYEKLLKANKSKKKGGEEPKEEKSSSSNGQDKAEEKDAPAYTPTHAEESSLPSSSDGGRVKASPLAKKMAEDKGYDISKIPGTGENGRVVKKDIESYKPSKSQPVAQPDAAQKDTAKQAAPVKLPEVVGEERYEEVNVSQMRKTIARRLAESKFTAPHFYLTMEIDMEKAIAARKSMNEIAQVKISFNDIVVKAVAAALRQHPKVNVSWRGDKMRFNQHINIGIAVAVEEGLLVPVVRFADNKTISHISAEVKDLANKAKNKQLQPKDWEGSTFTISNLGMFGIEEFTAIVNPPDACILAVGGIKETPVVKNGQIVPGNVMKVTLSCDHRAVDGALGAAFLQTFKAYMEDPIRILV encoded by the coding sequence ATGGCAGAAGTTATAAGAATGCCCAAGATGAGCGACACCATGGAAGAGGGTGTAATTGCTTCTTGGCAGAAAAAAGTAGGCGATAAAGTCGAATCAGGAGACATACTCGCCGAAGTAGAAACCGATAAAGCAACTATGGAGCTAGAGTCTTTTGAAGATGGCACATTGCTATATATCGGAGTTAAAGAAAATGAAGCTGTACCGGTAGATGGGGTTATCGCGATTATAGGTGAAGAAGGAGAGGAAATTGACAGCTTATTAAAACAAATTGAAAGTGGGAGTTCAACAGCGCCTGATAAAGAAGAGGAGACTGATCAAGCTGATGTAAGCGAAGAGGGAGAAGATGAAGAGGTGGACACTTCTGATGTCAATGCTACAGTAGTCACCATGCCCAAGATGAGTGATACGATGACAGAAGGAGTAATTGCTTCCTGGCTCAAAAAAGTTGGCGATAAAGTAGAGTCAGGAGATATTCTGGCTGAAGTAGAAACGGATAAAGCCACTATGGAACTGGAGTCTTATGAAGATGGGATTTTACTCTATGTAGGCGTTGAAGAAGGAGGAGCAGTTGAGATTGATGGTGTGATCGCTGTAATAGGAGAAGAAGGCGCGGATTATGAAAAGCTCCTAAAGGCAAATAAATCTAAGAAAAAAGGGGGTGAAGAGCCAAAAGAAGAAAAGAGTAGTTCTTCCAATGGTCAGGATAAGGCTGAGGAAAAAGATGCACCTGCTTATACCCCAACTCATGCTGAAGAATCCAGCTTACCTTCATCATCAGATGGTGGTAGAGTAAAGGCTTCACCTTTAGCCAAGAAAATGGCTGAAGACAAAGGGTATGACATCTCCAAAATACCAGGAACGGGTGAGAACGGTAGAGTTGTCAAAAAAGATATTGAAAGCTATAAGCCTTCTAAGTCACAGCCTGTAGCTCAACCCGATGCTGCTCAAAAAGATACTGCGAAGCAAGCTGCTCCTGTGAAGCTTCCTGAAGTGGTAGGAGAAGAACGTTACGAAGAAGTCAATGTATCTCAGATGCGTAAAACCATCGCGCGTAGATTGGCCGAAAGTAAGTTTACTGCGCCTCATTTTTACCTTACCATGGAAATTGACATGGAAAAGGCAATTGCTGCGCGGAAGAGTATGAATGAAATTGCACAGGTAAAGATTTCTTTCAATGACATAGTGGTGAAAGCAGTGGCTGCGGCTCTGCGTCAACATCCTAAAGTAAATGTGTCATGGCGCGGAGATAAGATGCGTTTTAACCAACATATCAATATAGGAATAGCGGTAGCAGTTGAGGAAGGGCTACTGGTACCGGTAGTTCGCTTTGCCGATAATAAAACGATCTCTCATATCTCGGCTGAGGTGAAAGATCTAGCCAATAAAGCGAAAAACAAGCAGCTCCAACCTAAAGATTGGGAAGGTAGTACTTTCACGATTTCTAATCTGGGTATGTTTGGCATTGAGGAGTTTACCGCAATCGTCAATCCACCGGATGCTTGTATCCTGGCAGTAGGGGGTATCAAAGAAACACCAGTAGTGAAAAACGGACAGATCGTTCCCGGTAATGTTATGAAAGTAACACTTTCGTGTGATCACCGCGCCGTAGACGGAGCTTTGGGTGCAGCATTTTTACAAACTTTTAAAGCTTATATGGAAGATCCGATCAGGATTCTAGTATAA
- a CDS encoding alginate lyase family protein, which translates to MSLSWYFYRLRTMSLPEIFFRTQQFWQKKKEKKQPTEGLPVDIDLLSLPQKILPFTEVNIKIDKQEIDIFGQRFHYDEPIDWHLDISSGKKFPMAFAKDINIRTEEFGSAKHVWEVNRMQFLSLIALQYRTSGDSKYLQQFQVIMDSWIESNPYLQGVNWYSNIEVNIRLIVWFFCWEILDVNRLIEEKADFRKFVEESWIPSIYQHMRYSFQNPSKYSSANNHLISEHAGLFIASCFWKFEESETWRLHAQAGLEQEIVLQHSEQGVNKEEAAEYIQFITDFFLIPYVVGLNSGHQFSSQYRDQLANICEYIYQMMDIKGNIVYYGDEDDGKVVILDPDLHFDNFKSILTSGVILFNKPAWRLQDNGFDTKNMLLFGEEGKAKYEQISESKENCDSKFYIHEGHFILRKQNRKESKEMFVHFDAAPLGFLSIAAHGHSDALSFVLHVDGYPIITDSGTYTYHTEADWRNYFIGALAHNTIRVDQVDQAMSAGPTMWLKHYKTRVLAQESNVVNDMVYASHNGYQKNGVVHKRRLELNKEIEELHITDELIVKNKKSHLIEMPLHLHPGVSVEQISSHKIILKHQTARTVELNLPAGMSTELIKGSVDPILGWYSPSFQIKEPTTVIYSKSDIRSTTEFSTIIRVLNS; encoded by the coding sequence TCACTTTCCTGGTATTTCTACCGCCTTCGTACGATGTCTTTACCAGAAATTTTTTTCCGTACACAACAATTCTGGCAAAAGAAAAAAGAAAAAAAACAGCCAACAGAAGGATTACCAGTAGATATAGACCTGCTCAGTTTACCACAAAAAATCCTGCCATTTACTGAAGTTAATATAAAGATTGACAAGCAGGAAATTGATATTTTTGGCCAGCGTTTTCACTATGACGAACCCATTGACTGGCACCTTGATATTTCATCTGGTAAGAAGTTCCCTATGGCTTTCGCCAAGGATATCAATATAAGAACTGAAGAATTTGGAAGTGCCAAGCATGTATGGGAGGTAAACCGCATGCAATTTCTTAGCCTGATAGCACTACAGTACAGAACCAGTGGAGACAGCAAATACCTACAACAGTTTCAGGTGATAATGGATTCATGGATTGAGTCAAACCCGTATTTACAAGGAGTAAACTGGTATAGTAATATTGAAGTAAATATCCGCTTAATTGTATGGTTCTTTTGCTGGGAAATTTTGGACGTTAACCGTCTGATAGAAGAAAAAGCTGACTTCAGGAAATTTGTTGAGGAGTCTTGGATTCCAAGCATTTATCAGCACATGAGGTACAGCTTTCAAAACCCCTCCAAATATTCTTCAGCCAACAACCACCTGATCAGTGAACATGCTGGCCTTTTTATAGCTTCTTGCTTCTGGAAATTTGAAGAATCTGAAACATGGCGGTTGCATGCCCAGGCAGGTCTTGAGCAGGAAATTGTTTTGCAGCATTCAGAGCAGGGAGTGAACAAAGAAGAAGCTGCTGAATACATTCAGTTCATCACTGACTTTTTTCTCATACCCTATGTAGTAGGCCTAAATAGTGGGCATCAATTTTCATCTCAGTATAGAGATCAATTGGCTAATATCTGTGAGTATATTTATCAGATGATGGATATAAAAGGTAACATTGTGTACTATGGTGATGAAGATGATGGTAAAGTGGTGATCCTAGACCCTGACTTACACTTTGATAATTTTAAATCAATACTTACCTCAGGAGTAATTTTATTTAATAAACCAGCATGGAGGTTACAAGATAATGGCTTTGACACCAAAAATATGCTTCTCTTCGGAGAAGAAGGTAAAGCAAAGTATGAACAAATTTCGGAAAGCAAAGAGAATTGTGATTCAAAGTTTTACATTCATGAAGGCCATTTTATTCTCCGTAAACAAAACAGAAAAGAAAGCAAAGAAATGTTTGTTCATTTCGATGCCGCACCCTTAGGATTTCTTTCTATCGCTGCTCACGGACATTCCGATGCATTGTCTTTTGTACTCCATGTTGACGGATATCCTATTATTACCGATTCCGGTACCTATACCTATCATACTGAAGCCGATTGGCGTAATTACTTTATTGGTGCCTTAGCGCACAATACCATCAGGGTAGATCAAGTAGATCAGGCCATGAGTGCAGGGCCTACGATGTGGCTGAAGCACTACAAAACGCGAGTGCTTGCTCAGGAAAGTAATGTGGTCAATGATATGGTTTATGCCAGCCACAATGGTTATCAAAAAAATGGCGTAGTCCACAAAAGAAGGCTTGAGCTAAATAAAGAAATAGAGGAATTGCACATCACGGATGAGCTAATAGTTAAAAATAAAAAGTCTCACCTGATAGAAATGCCCTTACATTTACACCCTGGCGTGAGTGTGGAACAAATCAGTAGCCATAAAATAATTTTGAAGCATCAAACTGCAAGAACAGTAGAACTTAATTTACCAGCTGGAATGAGTACCGAACTTATAAAAGGAAGTGTTGATCCTATTTTAGGATGGTATTCTCCTTCTTTTCAAATCAAAGAGCCAACCACTGTCATTTACAGTAAATCGGATATCAGAAGTACAACTGAATTTTCTACTATTATAAGAGTCCTCAATAGTTAG